One Ascaphus truei isolate aAscTru1 chromosome 22, aAscTru1.hap1, whole genome shotgun sequence DNA segment encodes these proteins:
- the LOC142472487 gene encoding uncharacterized protein LOC142472487: protein MQANNNPNNIQVSPPNKFKRPSVFYPKHVKGNFIETFTELVIQDLEKATSEFKFDKHNLTKIEIDAVKSLESNTQIVIKGADKGGGIVIMDSAYYKKESMRILSDPTTYQKLPGNPTAKFKLALNKYLDKGFTDGIITKGELEFLDIEQPRIPIFYFIPKIHKDLWNPPGRPIISGIKSMTSNLSQFIDSALQKYVSQIPSYLRDTTHVLNIVNDLKWEDHYIWVTCDVTSLYTVINHDQGVEAIRRVLEQDDSLESGFREFIIEGIRYILTHNFFNYDNEYYLQVCGTAMGTRFAPSYANIFMGMWEENYIHSNSPFGADLVLWRRYIDDVLCIWGGNEVDLGKFQQYLNNNNMNLKFTFNINPLTIDFLDLTLFIENGLIETKTFYKKVDANTYLLASSNHNPRWINNIPKGQFLRTKRNCSQEAIFNTQANELKTKFFEREYNHNRVKKALEAAKNTNREELIQMNKKTIIKKDGVEFIPFITKYNDMANKITTIIKKHWSILLGDVKLKNILPQHPQIVFKKADNLKLKLSPSCPFNQVKSRNTTWLKELNGYFLCNKCIGCKYGQKCKDFKSNITGISFPIRSFITCRSPFVVYLLECPCGLQYVGRTGRPLKRRLAEHVFNIKRGLETHSVSNHFRLKHGQNPAGLICKGIECPKQNWRGGDKINLISRRESFWIYTLKTLTPKGLNIEFDLASF from the coding sequence ATGCAGGCAAACAATAATCCAAATAACATTCAGGTGAGTCCACCAAATAAATTTAAAAGACCTTCTGTTTTCTATCCTAAACATGTTAAGGGTAATTTTATAGAGACATTCACCGAATTGGTAATTCAGGATTTAGAGAAGGCCACCAGCGAGTTTAAGTTTGATAAACACAACTTGACCAAAATAGAGATAGATGCTGTTAAGAGCCTAGAGAGTAATACTCAAATTGTAATCAaaggagcagacaaggggggCGGTATTGTAATCATGGACTCAGCATATTACAAAAAGGAGTCCATGAGAATACTCAGTGATCCCACGACCTATCAAAAGTTGCCAGGTAATCCAACGGCTAAGTTTAAGCTAGCCCTAAATAAATATTTAGATAAGGGATTCACAGATGGTATAATTACAAAGGGGGAATTGGAATTCTTGGATATTGAACAGCCAAGGATTCCAATATTCTATTTCATACCAAAGATCCACAAGGATCTCTGGAATCCCCCCGGTCGCCCAATAATTTCTGGGATTAAGTCGATGACCTCAAATCTGTCCCAGTTTATTGATTCTGCATTACAAAAATATGTCTCCCAAATACCATCGTATCTTCGAGATACCACCCATGTTTTAAATATAGTAAATGATCTTAAGTGGGAGGATCATTATAtatgggtcacgtgtgacgtgacctCTCTATACACCGTCATCAATCATGACCAAGGTGTGGAGGCCATTAGGAGAGTGTTAGAGCAGGATGATAGTCTCGAATCGGGATTTAGGGAATTTATAATAGAAGGGATTAGATATATCCTTACCCATAACTTCTTCAATTACGATAATGAATACTACCTCCAggtatgtggcactgccatgggtaccaggttcgcccctagttatgccaacatatttatgggcatgtgggaggaaaACTATATCCATTCCAACAGCCCATTTGGGGCGGACCTGGTGCTATGGAGGCGCTATATCGACgatgtgctatgtatctggggtggtaATGAAGTGGATTTGGGTAAATTCCAACAGTATCTTAACAACAATAATAtgaatttaaaatttactttCAATATAAATCCACTCACCATTGATTTTCTAGACCTAACCTTATTCATTGAAAATGGATTAATTGaaactaagaccttttataaGAAAGTAGATGCAAACACTTACTTACTAGCATCGAGTAATCATAATCCTAGATGGATAAATAATATTCCCAAAGGCCAGTTTCTACGAACGAAACGGAATTGCTCACAGGAAGCAATATTTAACACACAGGCCAACGAACTAAAAACCAAGTTCTTTGAAAGGGAATATAACCATAATAGGGTAAAAAAGGCACTAGAGGCAGCTAAAAACACAAATAGAGAGGAATTAATTCAAATGAATAAAAAGACCATAATTAAAAAAGATGGGGTAGAGTTTATTCCTTTCATCACGAAATATAATGACATGGCAAATAAAATTACAACAATAATTAAAAAGCATTGGAGTATCCTACTTGGTGATGTGAAGCTAAAAAATATATTACCCCAGCATCCACAGATAGTTTTTAAAAAGGCTGACAACCTTAAATTAAAACTCTCACCAAGTTGCCCATTTAACCAGGTAAAGTCACGGAACACTACATGGTTAAAGGAACTCAATGgatactttttatgtaataaatgtatAGGCTGCAAATATGGTCAAAAATGTAAAGACTTCAAATCAAATATAACAGGTATATCATTCCCAATTAGGTCTTTCATCACCTGCAGGAGCCCTTTTGTGGTCTATCTGTTAGAATGCCCGTGTGGGCTTCAATATgtggggcgaacaggtagaccacttAAGCGGCGCTTGGCagaacatgtattcaatattaaacggggtttggagacacatagtgtctccaaccacttTAGATTGAAGCATGGGCAGAACCCAGCAGGGTTAATCTGTAAGGGAATTGAATGCCCAAagcaaaattggagagggggagataaaataaatctgatatccagacgcgaaagcttctgGATATATACTCTAAAAACTCTGACCCCAAAAGGACTCAATATAGAGTTTGATCTGGcttcattttaa